GGACACGACGAGTCTCCGGGTGAGACGTTCGAACAGGATGGGAAATTGCTCAAAGAATACTTCGGGTCGGCTTCTGAATTCCAAAAAGGGGAACGGAAAAACGTCGAAGGCAAGAAAGTGTTCGTTGAGCATAAAGGGGCGCTCCAAGACACGTTGACCGAGATGGAGCAAGACCTCCAGTCGGCTATCTCTTACTCGGGTGGGGACAATCTCGATGCATTGCGCACCGTCGATTACGTCATGGTGAAAAACTCAATCTTTAACGGGGATAAAGTATATTGAAAAAAGGCGACTCACACGAGTCGCCTTTTTTCAATCAGCTGTCAGTTGCTTCGTCATCATATAGTAGTCCGAACCCGGCGGATAATCACGGAGCACGCCGGCGATCTCATAGCCGAAGCGCTCATAAAACGTCTTCGCCTGAAACGAGAACGTCGTCAATTTGACGCGCGTCGCCCCGAGGTCACGCGCCAACCGCTCCCCTTCCTCGAGCAGGCGGCTCCCTAGGCCTGTTCCCGTATGTTCTGACGCGACCCAGAGTCGGTCCAAGTCGAACCAGCCCCAATAGACGCTCCCGAACAACCCTGCAATCACGTCCCCGTCCTGCTCCACTTTCAGCTGAACGACCGGGACGTCCGCGTTGCGGATCCCACGATGGTGCACCGAGTGGGTGTCATTGAACATCCGCAATCGACTCGTCAAAAACTGTTGAAACGCTTCGTCCTCATCGTGTATCCGTATGATGTTCATCACGCTTCCTCGCTCGAACCGTTCACGAAGAACGAGATCAACTCTTGTACTTCTTCGTCGACGGTCCGATCTGTCAGACGTTCGTATTGAGCGGTCATCACCTCTTTATTTCCTGGGAAATCGAGAGTGATTCGGGCCAAATGGCGTAAAATGTCTCGGTCTTTCTCATATTCGGCACGAGTCACGACTTGGCCATGCGACCAGACGTACGCCTCGGCCTCGAACTGATCGAGTACATCTAAAAGACGTAATGTCCGGGTCGGGGTCATTCGCCAAGACGGCGCGTACAAGTTCGCATAGAGGGCATCCCCTAAAAACAACACCTTTTCCTCTGGTACATAAGCCACGACTGCATCGGCAGCGTGATCTCCACCAACGTGCTTCAGAATGACGTGTACCCCGCCGAGGTCGAGGGTGAGCGTATCATCGAACGTCAGCGTCGGTAAGACGACGCGCATCGATCGCTCTTCTCCATATTCGAGTTTGATCGCTTCCGCGCAAAACGCGATCTCGCTTCCGTCTTCGACCCGTTCGGCTAAGGAAGCATCGTCCCACGCATAGGGCAGCAATCGTTCCATCCCGGCTTTTGTCGCCGTGCTTGCGATGGAGACGGTGTCGGTCAGCGCCGACAATCCAAAGATATGATCCCAATGCCAATGCGTCAACATGACGATTGACGGTCGTTTGATGCCCCGTTTGGTCAAGGCATCTAGAAATAAAATCGTGTGCGCCTCAGAGTTCCCCGCATCAATCATGAGCGTATGGGTATCTCCGACGACAGCCCCTAAAATGGGACGGTCGGTCTCCGCGACTGGGTCCATATACCAAAACCGTTCCGAATGCCGCTTAAGTGTCTGCATGATTGACCTCCTCTTTGCTCCGTAACACGTCGAGCGCTTCGAGTGCCCCTCGCTCGTCATTGCCGAGGCGAATCGTCCGGACCGGCAAACGCTCTAACAAGCTCAATTCACGCCGTTGCCGGTCTTTCAACAGTTGAATCGTCCCTTCGAGCCCGCCCAATCCGTTTGCCTGAGCGTAAGCGCGAGTCGTGTAATACTCGACGAAACCACGTTGCCACTCTGTCGGCCGTTCCGCATAGACATCGCGAAACACGGTCGGAACGTCGACCGTCTCTAAATAGACGACGGTCGGGTCGAGCGGGGCCAGTAAATCTGCCACCTTCTCGATATAGGCTTCAATCTGCTCGTTCGGGACGTCTTGGGCCACCATACCGATCGTGAACGGATTTTGCAGGAAGGCACATTCGAATACGTACGTACCGTCCTCTCCCTTGACCCGCTCCACGAAACGACGCCAACGGCCGATCATCAGTTCAACATGTATATCGAACGGCAGCTCATAGACGTCGACTCCAGAACGACGTTCGTTCGGACGATATCGTATGAATCGACCTGTCCCATCTTGATCGATGACCTCGCCTTCCGTCATACCGTCTGCTTCGACCCAATAGACGTCATGAACATCGACCGGATGTGACGCATCGATTTCCGAATAAAACGTATAGCCCGCTGTCGCAGCGATTGTTTCCGCAAACGTCGTCTTCCCGCTCCCTGGTAATCCTTCAATCAGCCATAATTTGCTCATATGATACCTCCGTATCAATTTTCTTGATGGGAGTCGTACACGTAATACCCATCCCCACCGCAATTTTTAGCGACGTACATCGCCGCATCCGAGTGATGAATCATCGCATCGAGCGAAGCGTGGTCTTTCGAACAAGCGACGCCTATGCTGGCCGACAACCGCAAGGACAAGCCATCTCCGACGTTCATTTCCTGGGAAATGAGAAGATTCAACTCCTCAAATCGGTCTGCTCCAACTATTTCTCGTTCCGCATCGATGACGATTAAAAACTCGTCGCCTGCGAAGCGATACGCCTTCCCGTCATACGTTTGACCGAACGAGCGAATCCGTCGTGCCGTCTCGATGAGCACTTCGTCCCCAATCAGATGACCGTAGGAATCGTTTACTTGTTTAAAATCATCCAAATCGATGAACAACAGCACGACCGACTGCTTCCGATTCATCTTTTGTCTCATGTCGGTCATGAACGAGTGCCGGTTCGCCAGT
This sequence is a window from Exiguobacterium mexicanum. Protein-coding genes within it:
- a CDS encoding GNAT family N-acetyltransferase is translated as MNIIRIHDEDEAFQQFLTSRLRMFNDTHSVHHRGIRNADVPVVQLKVEQDGDVIAGLFGSVYWGWFDLDRLWVASEHTGTGLGSRLLEEGERLARDLGATRVKLTTFSFQAKTFYERFGYEIAGVLRDYPPGSDYYMMTKQLTAD
- a CDS encoding MBL fold metallo-hydrolase, coding for MQTLKRHSERFWYMDPVAETDRPILGAVVGDTHTLMIDAGNSEAHTILFLDALTKRGIKRPSIVMLTHWHWDHIFGLSALTDTVSIASTATKAGMERLLPYAWDDASLAERVEDGSEIAFCAEAIKLEYGEERSMRVVLPTLTFDDTLTLDLGGVHVILKHVGGDHAADAVVAYVPEEKVLFLGDALYANLYAPSWRMTPTRTLRLLDVLDQFEAEAYVWSHGQVVTRAEYEKDRDILRHLARITLDFPGNKEVMTAQYERLTDRTVDEEVQELISFFVNGSSEEA